One Archocentrus centrarchus isolate MPI-CPG fArcCen1 chromosome 14, fArcCen1, whole genome shotgun sequence DNA window includes the following coding sequences:
- the LOC115792442 gene encoding lysophosphatidic acid receptor 6-like has translation MDNTICNKNDDFKYNLYSSVFSLVFLVGLVFNLVAVYIFGCTLKIRNETTTYMMNLVVSDSLFVLSLPFRIVYFIKRDWLFGSALCKISVALFYTNMYGSILFLTCISVDRFLAIVYPFRSQTIRTRRNAKLGCLAVWVIILSGGISTGVLLDTTSPKNDSENSTSNFCFENYSRKQWEAKLSWVVMFIETAGFIIPLLLNVFCTVMVLRTLRKPQTISRGGNLNKTKILRMVVVHLLIFCFCFIPYNVNLIFYTLVRSKILNGCYAEHVVRTIYPIALCIAVTNCCFDPVIYYFTSETIQSSIKRKSTVWNNSTKLFERLQMDSAPSSPSTMTKSLTLKSMRSKIFDNESTV, from the coding sequence ATGGATAACACGATCTGCAACAAGAATGATGACTTCAAGTACAATCTCTACAGCTCCGTTTTCAGCCTGGTGTTTTTAGTTGGTCTTGTCTTCAACTTGGTGGCTGTATACATTTTTGGATGTACGCTGAAGATACGGAACGAGACCACGACATACATGATGAACCTTGTTGTTTCAGACTCTCTCTTTGTCCTCAGCCTGCCTTTTCGGATTGTATACTTCATCAAACGTGACTGGCTCTTTGGAAGCGCGCTTTGCAAGATCTCCGTGGCCCTGTTCTACACCAACATGTACGGCAGCATCCTCTTCCTCACCTGCATCAGCGTTGACCGTTTTCTGGCCATTGTGTATCCTTTTCGGTCCCAAACAATTCGTACTAGGAGAAATGCCAAATTGGGCTGCCTGGCAGTGTGGGTGATCATTCTTTCTGGAGGTATAAGCACTGGGGTCCTTTTGGACACCACGTCACCGAAAAACGACTCAGAAAACTCAACTTCaaacttttgttttgaaaactACTCAAGAAAACAGTGGGAGGCTAAGCTGTCGTGGGTGGTGATGTTTATTGAGACTGCAGGCTTCATTATCCCATTGTTGCTGAATGTGTTCTGCACTGTCATGGTGCTAAGGACACTGAGGAAGCCTCAAACCATCAGCCGCGGAGGGAACCTCAACAAGACGAAAATCCTGAGGATGGTCGTCGTGCATCTGCTCATCTTCTGCTTCTGTTTCATTCCTTACAATGTGAATCTCATCTTCTACACCTTGGTCCGCTCCAAAATCCTAAATGGATGCTATGCAGAACATGTGGTAAGAACCATCTACCCCATCGCTCTGTGCATAGCGGTGACCAACTGCTGCTTTGATCCAGTCATCTACTACTTCACTTCAGAGACGATTCAGAGCTCCATTAAACGAAAGTCTACAGTATGGAACAATAGTACCAAGCTATTTGAAAGACTACAGATGGACAGCGCGCCAAGCAGCCCAAGTACAATGACCAAGAGCCTGACGCTGAAGAGTATGAGATCCAAAATATTTGACAATGAGTCCACGGTCTAA